The Schistosoma mansoni, WGS project CABG00000000 data, supercontig 0167, strain Puerto Rico, whole genome shotgun sequence genomic sequence TctagtgaggcgggatcgtagatgcgcactgatgaggagtcccagaataggacgaaacgaccgtaaagtgcctccaggttttgtatggtggtctagtttcaattgactcatgatttcaactataaaattactcaaatctccacaaaaataccctttcttatattttttaattttattatgttaACTACTTGTTAGTAGTGTTAAAATTTCTgttaaaaaaattgatttcggtgaagttttgttctctaagttgTATCATGACAGGAAGGTAACTCAGTTAAGAAGTTTGTtatgatgatgtcattcagaagaataATGAACACTTCACAacaaaaccatccagttcaaagaacaaaacGCTATCGAAATCATTCagctaagctacaaatcttcatcaCCATCAcaaaaagtttattatttatcagaaagggttttgtggggatttagtattttcatagttgaaagcgtgagacaatttattgtgggactcctcagcaatgcgcatccaacatgagatatcaattcactgaagacaattggtgaacgattgctcaactacgtggattggttgaagttagacattaccaccgttggatgtcggtcagctcagtagtctatgggttaagggctctggctcgagactgttaggtcctgtgttcaaatctcgcgagtgcagaatcgtggatgcgcactactgaggagtcccacaataggaggaaacgatcttaaagtgcttccaggttttccatagtgatctagcttcaatggactcataatatcaactatataaaaaacaaacaaaaacaaatcataCTAAATTTCTTTCAACTTACCCTAATTATTTCAACCATTTCCGTTCGTTCAATTGTACCATTACCATCAATATCATACATTTGACAGGCCCATTCTAATTTTTCTTCTGGATTACCACCTGATGTAATATTAATAGCTAATAAAAATTCTTTAAAATCAATTCGTCCAGAATTATCTTTATCAAATGTACGAAATACATGAGTACAAAATTTTTCAGCATTACCATCAGGGAAAAAACCTGAGTAGacttcaataaatttttttttacttaattgaCCTGATGGACAATCACGCtatagaaagaaaagaaaagaaaaaaaaacaaaacaaaggaaTGTAAGTTTTATATTATTGAATGATGATAGTAATGCCGCTTGTAGATCCTAACGGAGGGCTACTGTCGGTCTCAAGGTCAGAtgaaagaggagggttgggcatggggttagtgaccttAAAAAATGATTAACAATATACAACTTGTTCAAATAATGTAAGAACCTGACTAAGAttgtagtgtgggttacttatatccacataagtagtatatggtgagagTCAGGTATtgaatatattttggcagaagatcgataaagagagaacggaaacggaatgcaattggtatgaaaatgcatggataataataataatcggagacgatgaacatcaactctgagacgcaggtacatccaggttacaagtcccaaataggacgaaacgcgcgtcgaactggattccactgctagccattatccatcattgcttataatgcttgtgaaataagtctatatcgaggcaatgcgcacagtatgcacatatgaccaataagaaactgaccagttgcagtcctaaacatcaataggaagattcaaacaagtaatactgagTGAATAATTGAATGATTTTATTAACTCCTCTTGTAGATCCTCCGATGGGTTAGTGTCGGTCTCAAGCTTGGATAAAGAAGAAGGGTTGGGTAtagggttagtgaccccatctcgtagaaaactaacttgttgaaagaaacgctaaccagaattatgacgtctcatgttGAAAGTCAAGCTCCATGATTAGATTGTGTGGTCAAGATATCTAAGGTGATGAATTCCAGTACCAGTCTGAAAAAGGACATCAGTTCAAATCTCACATCCAATATACTATTCATGATAACCTAGTAGTAAAAGTGTACAGTTTTCTTGTCCTCAGTCTATTAACCGACTGTCAAACATCACCTACTTTCATGTTGATTCATTCAGTAACTTTTGTTGAACAAGATTTCAACTGTTTGTTTTTCTCTCTTTCTTTCTtaacattgaatataattaCTTACCATTTCAAATCAGTTTAACATGGGCAGTTTATCTTATTTCACTGATACGTAGACGAACTAAGGACATGTTTGAACCAATTTGATTACCATGATATGGCTCTCTtgtatattcattaaaaatagGTATCTAGGTTGAtcttttattattgaaatttgAATTGGTATCTCGAAAACAGGAGTaggtatatatctatatactgGACCTATCAGGAATAATAACTTCCCTAGTGAACTCCCTAGTACTTAGAAGCACCGCGGATAACATGTTTGGCGTTTAGAGTTTAAAATTACTGTAGTTTGAGTCCCAATATGAACATTAACAAAGAAGTGTAGCAGATATATCCAATTAATGAGTCCTGAATAGTATGAAACACACATTGTATATTCCATTGATAGTCACAATCTAGTTTCAGATTATAAAAACCAATTTATAAACTACATACAAATAGTCTTTTCATTAGCTTTTTCTGCTTAGCGTttgtttttagcgagttagttttttttatacgGGATGGGgacgctaacctcatgcccaaccctccttctttaccccgGGCATGGGAGCGGCGGTAActgtagaagagctacagacggagttctTTTCATTAGTAATCTCATTTTTATATTACTGTGGCGTGTACTATTGATATCCacacatataagtagtatgtatcatcaatcaaacgTGAAGTCCCTGATGACTGAAAGttagaaaagagaatgagaacaaagaatatttggtgtagaaacaaaaaaacaataaagtCAGAGACGATTGAAGTATTTAtcatatggttatcagattttactaagtgatTCTATAATTGTGAGGACGGTTCACACAAGAaattgaggaagctctaagaagctcagaagaAGCCGAATatgttccatccaatcagaTTGGGgaggaatattctagaatcactacgtgtagcttccctattggacaatgctgataaccCCCTGTGTGCAGactggataactataatgatgatttcatttcaactaaaaactataaatacctcaCTGTTTTGTACCATAACTGACAATGTATTAGGTAAAACTTTCCTCCTatttgtcttctgtcttctgattttccGACTtgagagggttctagcgttcgaatGCTTAAGTAATACgtgacatactaagaatctaagttcgagatataacaataatttgGTATTCAAATACCATTGATTATTCCCACTTGTATAATTTTTCACTATATTACCATAACTATTAGTAAATAAACAAGAGTCCCCAAGAGAATGTATTCATTTGTACATAACATTTGTTGTTATCAATAGTAAACAATGTATGTATAAATttaatttagtattgtttgtttgaatcttcgcattgatgtttaggactgcaaatggtcagtctctaattggcatatgtgcataatgtgcgtattgctgcctcgatatagcattgtaaaccgagtggataacgtgatggcgtttgaagcgaatggtactgggtttgagtcccagtgtgaacatcaactttgagatgcaggtgcatccagctgatgagttccaaaaaggaagaaacgcgcatcaaactggattccactgctagctattatccatcttcgcttacaatgTATGTATAGTATACTTATATAATACTtatatagtatatatatatactacttatataagtAGTTTTGTTCAATAACAAGAAATGTTCAACAATACATAAGTTGTTCAAATAATGTGAAAAAACCTAACTACTATGAATTGAAATGCAAATTTTTTAGATAAACCCTAGTAAAGTTAATGACGTTGATCACACTCAGTGAACAATCAACTACAAAGTTACAAGGTATTTACGTAATACATATACACAGCCATTAATTATCCATTTGTATCTTCCGGTGTGCTCCACAATCTGAACTTCCTTCTCGACTGGCTTCCCAGTGTTCTGCCAACGCCGTGTTTTCAATGATCTATAACTCTTCAGTCTGTCCAGTAATTGTTTCAAACTTGACACCACATTCTGGTACACACTACTTAAAAACATCCTTGTCTGTAACATCAGTTGCAATATGATTCATTATTTTCGGTGTACTGTAATTTGGAATTTTAGATACAGAGTCAAGTGAATTATGAGGCTAAAATTAATGAAGTAGAAGGAGCTTCTGGTGACTACTGAATTTTTTACTTTATATCACTCAATAACCTTAGTTAGGTCACCATTAGGAACTAGTAGATACCGGGTAGCTATGTTGACCTAGTGTGAAACTCCTCAACACTATGTATCAACGGATACTCTGTGGATCCAACCCAGGGTTTTCAACTTTCTCTGAGAACAAAATTTATAGTCTATCGAATTAGTATCCAGTGGattccataaattataaaatattgacAAATACTTCCGAGAGTTTTATTAGGAAACTGACATgcacaccgttgaatgccaacATAATGGTCTGATGTTTAAGGGATCGTTtgaagaaggaacagtcaagattgagataatgaattaattgtttgcaaatcaactgtttactgtatggttatcagattttaatgagatagtctgtaatttcatGTTACGGAagtttgattgtccccacttgtgttcttgttcactacaataccagTCATAAAGGAAAAGCCTGACATCAGAAGGTTCAAAAAAATCAAATAGAAGTGAATGGGACCAGAGAGTAATTGATGTAGAAATAaaagaacaatcaagtctgagacaattggtgaacattttgtaaatcaagtatttactgtatggttatcagatttcatTAAGAGAGTCTGTAATTTTTATATTCAAACAACTTAGTTGCTTCTAACTTACActtttcatttattacatacctaccgaattcatttcattaaagtaaagttatattcacttgatgttgtttacttgtatcttcccatcgatgtgttaggactgcaattgaccagtcttttgttggcatatatacatcctATGAGGACTGCCTTGCTATTGTCTGATGTCACAAGCTTTATgaacaatgatggatagtggctagtagtgaaattcaGTTTGATGcgagttttgtcctatttggcactcgtcagctggatgtacctgcatcacggAATTGAtgatcaggactcagtagctaaacgGATAACTTGAGCGGTTTGAAGCgaatagtactgggttcgagtcagtccatctttgcttattgcATATATTGTTTATTAACATTAGTGTAGTAATATATATTATCAGAATATCAGATATTTTAAATCGTGATCATTTTTTaattgttcactctgggactcgaacccagtaccattcgcttcaaatgccatcgcattatccacttacctaTTGAGTTCTGTTgcgtttttcatttgttttacagAGTTTTAGTTTTATTATCAAAACATCAAATAGAGCAGATCAGATAGAtcaaagacaatgaaagatgaaaAGAAATTATTATGATCAGTTAGTTTCCCTCAGGCTGTGTGTGTTTATACATTAGTATACAAACAATACTATTGTGGTGATCAAGAACTGGACTGAAGACAATCAAATTTATTTGCCTtggaaattacagactatcttactgaaatctgaaaaccatacagtaaccagttaatttgaaaactgctggggagtctcataatagaacgaaacagccgtcatacggtgcttccaggttttccatgatggtctagcttcaattgactcatgatttcagctatgaaaatttgcaaactatcaattaattgtctcaatcttgaccaattcatagtctccgattattattgtccatgcattttcaTGCCAACTGTGTTTCATTCCccttctttccttatcgatcttctactgaaatacatttaatgcctgaccatcattatatactacttatgtggatataagtaacccacactacattataacaacaataatttgaCTTTAACTGTTCAATATTTGTCTACCTTCATTATCTTTACAAATGAATAGATTCATTTGCATCTGAACAAAGGAATATTCAACTATGTATCTTGATAATCTATAATAATGACCAGATAGAGATTATGTTACTATGTGTGtctgtatgtgtatgtgtgtgtgagtgtgtgtgtgtatgttgaaCTGTTATTACaagataaacaatgaaatctttAACAGTTATCAACTGATTATCGAATGTTTAATTTCACAGTTATATGATATACTCATATGGGCTAGGGTAATCTTGCATTGGTTTTCAGATGAACCAGACACCATTCGGACTTTCATGCGGCAACCCAAACaatacagctcaatcccgtttaacaggagagctaGACACTGccctcaggcttaacccgagcagtacagctcaatcctgccCCACAGGAGAAGCAGATACTATGtgggcttcaacgctacaatctgaatagtacaGCCTGAttctgtggcgcaaccactcaggtaccaaacaccctggtggtgtttaatttcttttcttttagaATTATTGAATCAAAGAAAAACACAATCAAATATCAATGAAAGAACTAGTATCCAAGCTTAGACAAGATTGCCatgtgaaacgttggatttactttacgtttattctctgagattttacaaatatgctATTCTCATTTTAACGTCTTACGTCAACTTGGAGCCAAAATACTGTAAAAGTATTCGATTTAATTAAGATGAAAGTTGTTATGGatgtaattgttaagtaatatTAGAAGAAGGTTTtggggagattttagtaattttatatagttgaaatcctgagtcaattgaagctaaactaccatggaaaacctggaagcactggacggcctttttcGTTCGTATTGTGGTTAAACGctcgcgagcgagactgatacttcctgggttcgaatctcgtgaggtaggatcatggacgcgcaatgctgaggaatcccacaataggacgaaacagcctcaagcagtttttccaggttttccattgcgGTCTAGCTtaaagtgactcatgattttaactatattaaGTAATATGTTTA encodes the following:
- a CDS encoding neuronal calcium sensor, putative, translating into MRDCPSGQLSKKKFIEVYSGFFPDGNAEKFCTHVFRTFDKDNSGRIDFKEFLLAINITSGGNPEEKLEWACQMYDIDGNGTIERTEMVEIIRAIYSMLGTDNTAVDISPEARAEEIFDKMDENGDGVLTREEFMKGCMEDSQLKAMLLADDPVE